A DNA window from Pseudodesulfovibrio thermohalotolerans contains the following coding sequences:
- the nifJ gene encoding pyruvate:ferredoxin (flavodoxin) oxidoreductase encodes MSKMKTMDGNTAAAWVAYAMSETAAIYPITPSSTMGEIADEWAAQDKRNVFGHPLKIRQMQSEAGAAGAVHGSLAGGALTTTFTASQGLLLMIPNMYKIAGELLPCVFHVSARAVAGHALSIFGDHQDVMACRQTGFAMLASASVQEVMDLALVAHLSTVEASVPFVSFFDGFRTSHEIQKIETIDYADMLPLLNMDKVAEFRKRAMNPEHPNIRGTAQNPDIYFQGREAANPNYEAIPAIVEEYMAKVSALTGRNYKPFDYVGAPDAERVIVSMGSSCETIEEVINQLLEQGEKVGLIKVRLYRPFSAAHFLSVLPASCKKLAVLDRTKEPGAQGDPLYQDICAVLLEQGGGPAVIGGRYGLGSKEFTPAMVKAVFDNLASPAPKSRFTVGIDDDVTNSSLVLTGTLDTTPKGTVQCKFWGLGSDGTVGANKQAIKIIGDNTDMYAQGYFAYDSKKSGGITISHLRFGNEPIQSTYLVAAADYVACHNPSYVNLYDVLEGIKDGGIFVLNCAWTGDEIEKNLPAAMRRTIAQKNLKFYTVDAVKIAGEAGLGGRINMVMQTAFFKLADVIPFEQAVNLLKDGIDKAYGKKGPKIVEMNCAAVDKAPEALVQVEVPAVWASLADDAATEADEPAYVKNVMRPVLAQKGDTLPVSAFSTDGTMPVATSRWEKRGVAINVPEWIADNCIQCNQCAFVCPHAALRPVLLADEDAASAPETFATVEAKGKDVKGMRYRMQVNTMDCLGCGNCADICPAKEKALVMKPIATQTAAQVPNFDFTETVDYRDAFKRDTVKGSQFRQPLMEFSGACAGCGETPYVKVLTQLFGERMVIANATGCSSIWGASAPSTPYCTNRDGFGPAWGNSLFEDAAEFGYGIGMGLNNRREILVANCEKALETADGDMKKALADWLAAKEDPEASAETGAILKTALDNAGDETLKAIAADADLFTKKSIWIFGGDGWAYDIGYGGVDHVLASGEDINILVLDTEVYSNTGGQSSKATPLGSIAKFAAAGKRTGKKDLGRMAMTYGYVYVASVSMGADKQQLLKAFREAEAYNGPSLIICYAPCINQGIKKGMGKTQLEQKLAVDSGYWPLFRFDPQRADKGENPFQLDSKAPDGSLQEFLSGENRYAMLERFHPDLSKTYRAKIEEDYDNRYTILSRMAEDTPAAPGTEDPAACQEGISAESPGSGEPCDDGR; translated from the coding sequence ATGTCCAAAATGAAGACAATGGACGGCAACACCGCCGCCGCGTGGGTGGCTTACGCCATGAGCGAAACCGCCGCCATCTACCCCATCACCCCTTCCTCCACCATGGGCGAAATCGCCGACGAGTGGGCCGCCCAGGACAAGAGAAACGTCTTCGGCCATCCCCTCAAAATTCGCCAGATGCAGTCCGAGGCCGGCGCGGCCGGCGCGGTGCACGGCTCCCTGGCCGGCGGCGCTTTGACCACCACCTTCACGGCCTCCCAGGGGTTGCTGCTGATGATCCCGAACATGTACAAGATCGCGGGCGAACTGCTGCCCTGCGTCTTCCACGTCTCGGCGCGCGCCGTGGCCGGTCACGCCCTGTCCATCTTCGGCGACCATCAGGACGTCATGGCCTGCCGCCAGACCGGCTTCGCCATGCTGGCCTCGGCCTCGGTCCAGGAAGTCATGGACCTCGCCCTGGTCGCCCACCTGTCCACCGTGGAGGCGTCCGTTCCCTTCGTCTCCTTCTTCGACGGCTTCCGCACCTCCCATGAAATCCAGAAGATCGAGACCATCGACTACGCGGACATGCTGCCCCTGCTGAACATGGACAAGGTCGCCGAATTCCGCAAACGGGCCATGAACCCCGAGCATCCGAACATCCGGGGCACGGCCCAGAACCCGGACATCTATTTCCAGGGACGCGAGGCCGCCAACCCGAACTACGAAGCCATCCCGGCCATCGTCGAAGAGTACATGGCCAAGGTTTCCGCCCTCACCGGCCGCAACTACAAGCCCTTCGACTACGTGGGCGCGCCCGACGCCGAGCGCGTCATCGTCTCCATGGGCTCTTCCTGCGAAACCATCGAGGAAGTCATCAATCAGTTGCTCGAACAGGGCGAAAAGGTCGGCCTCATCAAGGTCCGCCTGTACCGTCCCTTCTCCGCCGCCCACTTCCTGTCCGTGCTGCCCGCTTCCTGCAAGAAGCTCGCGGTCCTCGACAGGACCAAGGAACCCGGCGCACAGGGCGATCCCCTGTACCAGGACATCTGCGCCGTACTGCTCGAACAGGGCGGCGGCCCCGCCGTGATCGGCGGCCGCTACGGCCTGGGCTCCAAGGAATTCACCCCGGCCATGGTCAAGGCCGTGTTCGACAACCTTGCCTCCCCGGCCCCCAAATCCAGATTCACCGTCGGCATCGACGATGATGTCACGAACTCCTCCCTCGTCCTGACCGGGACCCTGGACACGACCCCCAAAGGCACCGTGCAGTGCAAGTTCTGGGGTCTCGGCTCGGACGGCACCGTGGGCGCGAACAAACAGGCCATCAAGATCATCGGCGACAACACCGACATGTACGCGCAGGGCTACTTCGCCTACGACTCCAAGAAGTCCGGCGGCATCACCATCTCCCACCTGCGCTTCGGCAACGAGCCCATCCAGTCCACCTACCTGGTCGCGGCCGCCGATTACGTGGCCTGCCACAACCCGAGCTACGTGAACCTCTACGACGTGCTCGAAGGCATCAAGGACGGCGGCATCTTCGTCCTGAACTGCGCCTGGACCGGCGACGAAATCGAGAAGAACCTCCCGGCCGCCATGCGCCGCACCATCGCGCAGAAGAACCTCAAGTTCTACACCGTGGACGCGGTCAAAATCGCGGGCGAGGCCGGACTCGGCGGACGCATCAACATGGTCATGCAGACCGCCTTCTTCAAGCTGGCCGACGTCATTCCCTTCGAACAGGCCGTGAACCTGCTCAAGGACGGCATCGACAAGGCTTACGGCAAGAAGGGACCGAAGATCGTCGAGATGAACTGCGCCGCCGTGGACAAGGCCCCCGAGGCCCTGGTCCAGGTGGAGGTGCCCGCCGTCTGGGCATCCCTGGCCGACGACGCCGCGACCGAAGCCGACGAGCCCGCCTACGTGAAGAACGTCATGCGGCCCGTCCTGGCCCAGAAGGGCGACACCCTGCCGGTGTCCGCCTTCTCCACGGACGGCACCATGCCGGTCGCCACCTCCCGCTGGGAAAAGCGCGGCGTGGCCATCAACGTTCCCGAATGGATCGCCGACAACTGCATCCAGTGCAACCAGTGCGCCTTTGTCTGTCCGCACGCCGCCCTGCGCCCGGTCCTGCTGGCCGACGAGGACGCTGCGAGCGCGCCCGAAACCTTCGCCACTGTCGAAGCCAAGGGCAAGGACGTCAAGGGGATGCGCTACCGTATGCAGGTCAATACCATGGACTGCCTCGGCTGCGGCAACTGCGCCGACATCTGCCCGGCCAAGGAAAAGGCCCTGGTCATGAAGCCCATCGCCACCCAGACCGCCGCACAGGTGCCCAACTTCGACTTCACCGAGACCGTGGACTATCGCGACGCCTTCAAGCGCGACACGGTCAAGGGCTCCCAGTTCCGTCAGCCGCTCATGGAGTTCTCCGGGGCGTGCGCCGGTTGCGGCGAGACCCCGTACGTCAAGGTCCTGACCCAGCTCTTCGGCGAGCGCATGGTCATCGCCAACGCCACGGGCTGTTCCTCCATATGGGGAGCATCCGCCCCCTCAACCCCCTACTGCACCAACCGCGACGGCTTCGGCCCGGCCTGGGGCAACTCCCTGTTCGAAGACGCGGCCGAATTCGGCTACGGCATCGGCATGGGCCTCAACAACCGCCGCGAAATCCTCGTCGCCAACTGCGAAAAGGCGCTTGAAACCGCCGACGGCGACATGAAAAAGGCCCTGGCCGACTGGCTGGCCGCCAAGGAAGATCCCGAAGCCTCCGCCGAGACCGGCGCGATCCTCAAGACCGCCCTGGACAACGCCGGGGACGAGACCCTCAAAGCCATCGCGGCCGACGCCGACCTGTTCACCAAGAAATCCATCTGGATCTTCGGCGGCGACGGCTGGGCTTACGACATCGGCTACGGCGGCGTGGACCACGTCCTTGCTTCCGGCGAGGACATCAACATCCTCGTCCTCGACACCGAGGTCTACTCCAACACCGGCGGTCAGTCCTCCAAGGCCACCCCGCTCGGCTCCATCGCCAAGTTCGCGGCCGCAGGCAAGCGCACCGGCAAAAAGGACCTCGGACGCATGGCCATGACCTACGGCTACGTGTACGTGGCCTCGGTTTCCATGGGTGCGGACAAGCAGCAGCTCCTCAAGGCGTTCCGCGAGGCCGAAGCCTACAACGGACCGTCCCTGATTATCTGCTACGCCCCGTGCATCAACCAGGGCATCAAGAAAGGTATGGGCAAGACCCAGCTCGAACAGAAACTGGCTGTGGATTCCGGCTACTGGCCGCTCTTCCGCTTCGATCCGCAACGCGCCGACAAGGGCGAGAACCCGTTCCAGCTCGACTCCAAGGCCCCGGACGGCTCCCTCCAGGAGTTCCTGTCCGGCGAAAACCGCTACGCCATGCTCGAACGGTTCCACCCAGACCTCTCGAAGACCTATCGCGCCAAGATCGAAGAGGACTACGACAACCGCTACACCATCCTCAGCCGCATGGCCGAAGATACGCCCGCCGCGCCCGGGACGGAAGACCCGGCCGCCTGCCAGGAGGGCATCTCCGCCGAAAGCCCCGGCTCCGGCGAGCCGTGCGACGACGGACGTTAA
- a CDS encoding acetate kinase: protein MNILVINSGSSSLKYQLIDMADDRVMASGLIERIGEEMGSITQKSNPDKWPDAKSVEHLPIANHREAMGLMVAKLTGEEWGVIDSLCDIDAVGHRVVQGGESFSAPVLVDADVVETIRDNIPLAPLHAANLVGIEAALELFPGTPNVTVFDTEFHQTMPPKAFMYPVPTDLYEDLKIRKYGFHGTSHKYVTKEAAAFLGKSVDEVDLITAHLGNGCSMAAVKNGRCVDTTMGLTPLAGLMMGTRSGDVDPALFPFIVKHRNMSVLEVDTMLNKQSGLLGISGLNDMRDVHAAREKGNEKAQLAFEMFAYRVKAQIGSYLAVLGRADAVVFTAGIGENDAFVRAAACEGLEGLGIRLSPERNETRAPGVRRISTDDSPVDMLVIPTNEELEIAHATKALVDG from the coding sequence ATGAATATCCTGGTCATCAACTCCGGCAGTTCGTCCCTCAAGTACCAGCTTATCGACATGGCCGACGACAGGGTCATGGCCTCGGGCCTCATCGAACGCATCGGCGAGGAGATGGGCTCCATCACCCAGAAGTCCAATCCGGACAAGTGGCCCGACGCCAAATCCGTGGAGCACCTGCCCATCGCAAACCACAGGGAGGCCATGGGTCTCATGGTGGCGAAACTCACCGGCGAGGAATGGGGCGTCATCGACTCCCTGTGCGACATCGACGCCGTGGGGCATCGCGTGGTCCAAGGCGGCGAGTCCTTCTCCGCGCCGGTCCTGGTGGACGCCGACGTGGTGGAGACCATCCGCGACAACATCCCGCTCGCGCCCCTGCACGCGGCCAACCTGGTGGGCATCGAAGCCGCCCTGGAGCTTTTCCCCGGCACGCCGAACGTCACCGTGTTCGACACCGAATTTCATCAGACCATGCCGCCCAAGGCGTTCATGTACCCGGTGCCGACGGACCTCTACGAGGACCTCAAGATCCGCAAATACGGATTCCACGGCACCTCGCACAAGTACGTCACCAAGGAGGCCGCCGCCTTCCTGGGCAAGTCAGTGGACGAGGTGGACCTGATTACCGCCCACCTGGGCAACGGCTGTTCCATGGCCGCGGTCAAGAACGGCCGATGCGTGGACACCACCATGGGACTGACCCCGCTGGCGGGCCTGATGATGGGCACCCGCTCGGGCGACGTCGATCCGGCCCTGTTCCCCTTTATCGTCAAGCACCGGAACATGTCCGTGCTTGAAGTGGACACCATGCTCAACAAGCAAAGCGGCCTGCTCGGCATCTCCGGCCTGAACGACATGCGCGACGTGCACGCCGCCCGCGAAAAGGGCAACGAAAAAGCACAGCTCGCCTTCGAGATGTTCGCCTACCGGGTCAAGGCCCAGATCGGTTCCTACCTGGCCGTGCTCGGCCGGGCCGACGCCGTGGTCTTCACGGCGGGGATCGGCGAAAACGACGCCTTTGTCCGGGCCGCCGCCTGCGAAGGACTCGAAGGCCTGGGCATCAGGCTTTCCCCGGAACGCAACGAAACGCGCGCCCCCGGCGTGCGCCGCATAAGCACCGACGACAGCCCGGTGGACATGCTCGTGATCCCCACCAACGAGGAACTGGAGATAGCCCACGCCACCAAGGCATTGGTCGATGGATAA
- a CDS encoding NirD/YgiW/YdeI family stress tolerance protein, producing the protein MKRFSLALMLVFTICVATAFAAKSFAGATESHDMRAHTVAEAKASSVDTGVVLHGRIVKVINDNSVLFSDNTGELLVHMQNAEAKKDVITNADVDVNGKIVGDLMYTEVKADSVTMSN; encoded by the coding sequence ATGAAGCGTTTTTCCCTGGCTCTGATGCTCGTATTTACCATTTGTGTCGCTACCGCTTTTGCCGCCAAGTCTTTCGCCGGCGCAACCGAGTCCCATGACATGAGGGCGCACACCGTGGCCGAGGCCAAGGCCTCCAGCGTGGACACCGGCGTGGTGCTGCACGGCCGCATCGTCAAGGTCATCAACGACAACAGCGTGTTGTTTTCCGACAACACCGGCGAACTGCTCGTGCACATGCAGAACGCCGAGGCCAAGAAGGACGTCATCACCAACGCCGATGTGGACGTCAACGGCAAGATCGTCGGTGACCTCATGTACACCGAAGTCAAGGCCGACTCCGTGACCATGAGCAACTAG